A region from the Halobacillus mangrovi genome encodes:
- a CDS encoding adenosylcobinamide-GDP ribazoletransferase: MKPYIQGFVLAIQFFSVFPVKREIPMEQKQLRGAIISLPWVGIMIGLFPFMFTWFFLEYTEMSTFGAAGLTMALSIIGSGGIHLDGWMDTSDAYFSYQPKEKRLAIMEDPRTGAFGVLSVIGLLFLRFIFIYETLNVSFSTFAFGVLAIPFLARLLLVFHFSWTPLAKENGLSHWFASAFSKGVLWANLVNFVVLGAAAALIDLDLLYKLALLFLAAGGLYTTSRSIALQSFGGMTGDVLGASVEGGETFLWIVLWMSTLFVMG; the protein is encoded by the coding sequence ATGAAACCATACATACAGGGATTCGTTTTAGCTATTCAATTCTTCTCGGTATTCCCAGTCAAACGGGAAATTCCTATGGAACAAAAGCAGCTTAGAGGAGCAATCATCAGCTTGCCATGGGTGGGGATAATGATAGGTCTTTTCCCTTTTATGTTCACTTGGTTTTTCCTTGAATATACGGAAATGTCTACGTTTGGTGCAGCGGGGCTCACGATGGCATTAAGTATCATCGGAAGCGGAGGCATTCATTTAGATGGGTGGATGGATACAAGCGATGCGTATTTTTCCTATCAACCAAAGGAAAAGAGGCTTGCCATTATGGAAGATCCCCGGACAGGCGCGTTTGGGGTTCTTTCTGTCATCGGACTTCTTTTCCTAAGGTTTATCTTTATTTATGAAACACTAAACGTTTCTTTTTCAACGTTTGCGTTCGGGGTGCTAGCCATCCCATTTCTAGCCCGGTTGCTGCTTGTCTTTCATTTTTCTTGGACACCGTTAGCAAAAGAAAATGGACTGAGTCATTGGTTTGCCTCAGCTTTTTCAAAAGGAGTGCTATGGGCAAATTTAGTTAATTTCGTCGTTTTGGGAGCTGCAGCGGCCCTGATTGACCTAGACCTTCTGTATAAGCTTGCCCTTTTATTTCTTGCTGCAGGGGGTCTTTACACGACGAGTCGTTCAATAGCCCTCCAGTCTTTTGGCGGAATGACTGGAGATGTGCTCGGGGCATCAGTAGAAGGAGGCGAAACTTTTTTATGGATCGTGTTGTGGATGTCTACCTTATTCGTCATGGGCTAA
- a CDS encoding ATP-dependent helicase: MDFFEWVGKHTGVQLNDVQKQAVLHTEGPLLLLASPGSGKTTTLNMKIGYLLLEKKVSAERIMAITFSKASAQDMSDRFDHFFSNLTNDQVHFSTIHSFAFKVVREWLRKNRLDFQLIEGNISDEELKKGWDGPDIPLHKKFILKKLYEDTNGAQISDDDMDELMTYISFVKNRMLQGKVLERVRCNVKNAIEIFRAYERFKKKHTNRLLLDFDDMLTYCHQILVDDQDILSKYQQQFEYILTDESQDNSVVQHEIVELLAQPQNNLCIVADDDQSIFMWRGSDVTKLLQFEKTYREATVMTMSQNYRSSQEIVKASNQFIKRNQNRYPKEMFTNNPSAQPIEIKSMRNYEDQLQYVTEEIRKSGGTEEVAVLYRNNASAVPLADKLDKAGIDFYMKDIDAKFFKHWIVEDMLNFMRFSYNKSRVDILERIHTKFNAYISKQQIALLKKKNSGTSVFEALLESDIPSYQQKALPKAEKLFKDINQMEPDKAIRTIREKLGYDRAITKMCEKFGFNAEHLFGILDTLEKIAEGLGTLKGFADRLKELENLIQTSKFNKNKSPLTLTTFHSAKGLEYDKVYMIDLINGVVPSKDDMDRYRNKEYGPIEEAVRLFYVGMTRARTNLELLTYNYKGNERVTESMFVTNVKKIIKPAGEKSSTKNHIRADLSDENLLQLDEIELGREIIHRKFGPGVIKEYGGDQIGIQFDEAGYKELLVEVCISNGLLRNKEENVK, translated from the coding sequence ATGGATTTCTTTGAATGGGTAGGAAAACACACAGGCGTTCAATTAAATGACGTTCAGAAACAGGCAGTTTTGCATACAGAAGGACCACTGCTTTTGCTTGCCTCGCCGGGTTCAGGCAAGACTACGACGCTCAACATGAAAATCGGTTATCTTTTGTTAGAGAAAAAAGTAAGTGCGGAGCGGATTATGGCCATTACGTTCAGTAAAGCTTCCGCGCAAGATATGTCAGATCGTTTCGACCACTTCTTTTCTAACCTAACGAATGATCAAGTTCATTTTTCAACGATTCACAGCTTCGCATTCAAAGTTGTTCGCGAGTGGTTGAGAAAGAACAGGCTAGATTTTCAGCTAATCGAAGGGAACATAAGTGATGAAGAGTTGAAAAAGGGGTGGGACGGTCCTGACATCCCTCTCCATAAGAAATTCATTTTGAAAAAGCTCTATGAGGATACAAACGGAGCGCAGATATCGGATGACGATATGGATGAACTGATGACTTATATTAGTTTTGTGAAAAACCGGATGCTCCAGGGAAAGGTACTCGAACGGGTTCGGTGCAATGTTAAAAACGCAATAGAGATTTTTCGAGCGTATGAACGTTTCAAGAAAAAGCATACAAACAGGCTTTTACTGGACTTTGACGATATGCTTACCTATTGTCATCAAATTTTGGTAGACGATCAAGACATCCTGTCAAAATATCAACAGCAGTTTGAGTACATTTTGACTGATGAAAGCCAGGACAATTCTGTCGTCCAGCATGAGATTGTCGAGCTGCTGGCTCAACCACAAAACAACCTTTGTATCGTAGCGGATGATGATCAGTCCATTTTTATGTGGCGAGGGTCAGATGTGACGAAGCTATTGCAGTTTGAAAAGACGTACCGCGAAGCAACGGTGATGACGATGTCCCAAAACTACCGGTCATCACAGGAAATCGTGAAAGCATCGAATCAATTCATTAAACGAAACCAAAACCGCTACCCAAAGGAAATGTTTACAAACAACCCATCCGCTCAACCGATTGAAATCAAATCGATGCGAAACTATGAAGATCAGCTGCAGTACGTCACCGAAGAAATAAGAAAGAGCGGGGGAACGGAGGAAGTCGCCGTCCTATATCGAAATAATGCATCAGCGGTACCGCTTGCTGACAAGCTTGATAAAGCGGGGATCGATTTTTATATGAAGGACATTGATGCGAAGTTCTTCAAACACTGGATCGTCGAAGATATGCTGAACTTCATGCGGTTTTCTTATAATAAAAGTCGCGTGGATATCCTTGAGAGAATCCATACGAAGTTCAATGCGTACATCTCTAAGCAGCAAATCGCTTTATTGAAAAAGAAAAACAGTGGAACATCCGTTTTTGAAGCGTTGCTCGAAAGTGATATCCCATCGTACCAGCAAAAGGCATTGCCTAAAGCAGAAAAGCTGTTCAAAGATATCAACCAAATGGAACCCGACAAGGCGATACGAACGATACGTGAGAAACTCGGTTACGACCGTGCCATCACTAAGATGTGTGAAAAATTCGGATTCAACGCCGAGCACCTTTTCGGGATTTTGGATACGCTAGAAAAGATCGCCGAAGGCCTTGGCACGCTGAAAGGTTTCGCAGATCGCTTGAAAGAGCTTGAAAACCTGATCCAAACGTCGAAGTTCAACAAGAATAAAAGTCCGCTAACCCTGACCACCTTTCACAGTGCCAAAGGACTGGAATACGACAAAGTTTATATGATTGACCTCATCAACGGTGTTGTACCTTCCAAGGACGATATGGACCGTTACCGAAATAAAGAGTATGGGCCTATTGAGGAAGCTGTCCGGTTATTTTATGTGGGCATGACGAGAGCAAGGACCAACTTGGAACTCTTAACGTATAACTACAAAGGAAACGAACGTGTAACAGAATCAATGTTCGTGACGAATGTGAAAAAAATCATTAAGCCAGCAGGTGAAAAATCTTCTACGAAGAACCATATCCGAGCTGACTTGTCAGATGAGAACTTGCTTCAGCTTGATGAAATAGAACTGGGGAGAGAAATTATCCACCGGAAGTTTGGTCCTGGGGTTATTAAGGAGTACGGCGGGGATCAAATAGGGATTCAATTTGATGAAGCAGGTTATAAGGAATTGCTTGTGGAGGTTTGTATCAGCAATGGTTTGCTAAGAAATAAGGAAGAAAATGTAAAGTAA
- a CDS encoding ECF transporter S component — MKRFVLLALFVSLSAVGGFIKIPLGLGSIALDAAPALAASIILGPLGGAVVGGLGHFLSALTGGFPLGPFHLFIAGEMALLYAIFYYLYSIQKWIGSIFFWFGNSLLLPLPFYFLMSAAFYYTLVPALLIGSVINLILFMVVVPKLSMLIRSNQEVVKP; from the coding sequence ATGAAGCGTTTTGTACTCTTAGCTTTGTTTGTCTCTCTTTCAGCAGTCGGAGGCTTTATCAAAATCCCTCTTGGCCTTGGAAGTATTGCCCTGGATGCTGCGCCTGCCTTGGCTGCATCAATAATCTTAGGGCCGTTAGGGGGAGCCGTAGTTGGAGGTCTTGGACATTTTTTGTCTGCCTTAACAGGCGGTTTCCCACTGGGGCCTTTCCACCTTTTCATTGCCGGGGAAATGGCGCTTCTTTACGCTATTTTCTATTATCTTTACTCCATTCAAAAATGGATCGGATCTATTTTCTTCTGGTTTGGAAACAGCCTTTTGCTGCCTCTTCCTTTTTACTTTTTAATGAGTGCGGCTTTTTACTATACTCTAGTGCCGGCGCTTCTAATTGGATCGGTGATCAACTTAATACTATTTATGGTTGTCGTTCCAAAACTCAGCATGTTAATTAGATCTAATCAAGAGGTGGTGAAGCCGTGA
- a CDS encoding class I SAM-dependent methyltransferase: MNIDQQKKLFNKQAKKYSKRARKKTPDHQWRQKLLSSANGKILEVSAGAGTNFQYYPKDASILAVDLSPAMIQHAKEVASETDSHVDFLVANVEELDLPENSFDTVVSTLSMCAYPNPERVLSLLATWCKDDGQVLLMEHGVSSNRIISKLQHVFDPLFNKRVGCHINRDIIKLIEASPLETSRIESALFDAVHLVWAKPDSRPLNDA; the protein is encoded by the coding sequence ATGAACATCGATCAACAGAAAAAACTGTTCAATAAACAAGCCAAAAAGTACTCCAAACGGGCGAGGAAGAAAACTCCAGATCATCAATGGCGTCAGAAACTTCTTAGCTCAGCAAACGGAAAGATCTTAGAGGTATCCGCAGGGGCGGGGACGAACTTTCAATACTACCCTAAGGACGCTTCTATTCTTGCCGTGGACCTCAGCCCTGCAATGATACAGCACGCGAAAGAGGTTGCGAGCGAGACGGACAGCCATGTGGACTTTTTAGTTGCCAATGTTGAAGAACTAGATTTGCCGGAAAACTCGTTTGATACGGTCGTTTCTACGTTATCGATGTGTGCCTATCCAAACCCTGAGAGAGTATTAAGCCTGTTAGCAACATGGTGTAAGGACGATGGCCAGGTTTTACTAATGGAACATGGGGTTAGCTCGAATCGGATTATCTCTAAGCTCCAGCATGTTTTTGACCCGCTCTTTAATAAGAGAGTAGGCTGTCACATCAACCGTGACATCATAAAATTAATTGAGGCATCACCATTAGAAACAAGCCGTATAGAGAGCGCATTATTCGACGCTGTTCACCTCGTATGGGCTAAGCCAGATTCACGACCATTAAATGATGCTTAA
- a CDS encoding bifunctional adenosylcobinamide kinase/adenosylcobinamide-phosphate guanylyltransferase → MDFVTGGAYNGKGEWVRKTLLETVNEVTWIDVASEKISTPDTSTLVVENLEYIVKEHEPTNAFEKLEEILRWEKRRSSRMVILIGTDTTKGIVPLERSDREWRDRTGFLYQEMVKRADHAFLIWFGLGEKLK, encoded by the coding sequence GTGGACTTTGTTACAGGCGGAGCTTATAACGGCAAAGGTGAATGGGTAAGGAAAACACTTCTAGAAACAGTGAATGAAGTGACATGGATAGATGTGGCTAGTGAAAAGATCTCTACTCCAGATACTAGCACACTAGTAGTAGAGAATCTGGAATACATTGTAAAAGAACATGAGCCGACCAATGCTTTCGAAAAATTGGAAGAAATCTTGCGTTGGGAAAAGAGAAGAAGCAGTCGCATGGTTATCTTGATTGGAACCGATACGACAAAAGGAATCGTTCCTCTCGAAAGATCAGACCGGGAGTGGCGTGATCGAACGGGGTTTTTATATCAAGAGATGGTGAAGAGAGCAGATCATGCTTTTCTCATATGGTTTGGATTAGGAGAAAAACTAAAATAA
- a CDS encoding DUF4317 domain-containing protein, with amino-acid sequence MDKKDIAGIRRQFKLDNDLLKISDIFNVYIMKETTDIYHHQSQTFEMLDRDQQELFMNNFKKVLTGQLDEKLFELKFQREAEDHSQLILHKGLLSSEIEDWKAEMLKMTEKIISDNPYEKDVVITFIRAEYLKPTKRRNDEAEESERDAVYSNPFILCSINKTEEPKKEIQFDYVEKEFKYKIEVDPVIDLKNPMSGFLFPCITEGTSDVNHVLYSAGKANEPDYRFIEDVLNGEEVMTAKEDKAVFEEVIKDVVGDQMNPSTLANVYGEINRVVEENEDDEPPKLDYKDVERVLTQSGEQVDSEKVKTAFQRVTQEDAYELKASSIVPKYKSKSIKINTKIANISISPQDLQYVKQVNNKGKRYIMIEVEEDAEIDGFKMLPEAFD; translated from the coding sequence ATGGACAAAAAAGATATAGCGGGTATTCGCAGACAATTTAAACTGGACAATGACTTATTGAAGATCTCTGATATTTTCAACGTCTATATCATGAAAGAAACCACAGATATCTATCACCACCAGAGCCAAACGTTTGAAATGCTCGACCGGGATCAGCAGGAATTATTTATGAACAATTTCAAAAAGGTGCTGACTGGGCAGCTTGATGAAAAGTTGTTCGAATTGAAATTTCAACGCGAGGCTGAAGATCACAGTCAACTCATCTTACATAAAGGATTGTTAAGCAGCGAAATCGAGGATTGGAAAGCTGAAATGCTGAAAATGACTGAGAAAATAATATCGGACAATCCATATGAAAAGGATGTTGTCATCACCTTCATTCGTGCAGAATACTTGAAGCCTACGAAACGTCGGAATGACGAAGCAGAAGAAAGTGAACGAGATGCCGTTTACTCCAATCCCTTCATTTTGTGCAGTATTAACAAAACGGAGGAACCTAAAAAAGAGATCCAATTTGACTATGTCGAGAAGGAATTCAAATACAAAATTGAAGTGGACCCGGTTATTGACCTTAAAAATCCAATGTCCGGCTTTCTTTTTCCATGCATTACGGAAGGAACTTCTGATGTAAACCATGTCCTTTATTCTGCTGGTAAAGCCAACGAACCAGATTATCGCTTTATAGAAGATGTGTTAAACGGAGAAGAGGTTATGACAGCAAAAGAGGACAAAGCAGTGTTCGAAGAAGTCATCAAAGACGTGGTCGGTGATCAAATGAACCCCTCCACCCTTGCGAATGTCTATGGAGAAATCAACCGTGTGGTGGAAGAAAATGAAGATGATGAACCACCTAAACTTGATTATAAAGATGTGGAGCGTGTCTTAACACAAAGCGGTGAACAAGTCGATTCAGAAAAAGTCAAAACTGCTTTTCAACGAGTGACTCAAGAGGACGCCTACGAGCTAAAAGCAAGCAGCATCGTACCAAAATACAAATCAAAATCGATCAAAATCAACACAAAAATCGCCAACATTTCGATCAGCCCTCAGGATCTTCAATATGTGAAGCAGGTAAATAACAAGGGAAAACGTTATATTATGATTGAAGTGGAAGAGGATGCAGAGATTGACGGCTTCAAGATGCTTCCTGAGGCTTTCGATTAA
- a CDS encoding MFS transporter: MKNIRLLYVIGFLQSFVPAYVIERLFWEMRGMNVEMVVWTELIYALTIISAEVPTGILADRIGRKPMIQMAAIFGCLEFAILIGASEFWHFGLAVFLAAIGTACSSGALYAYVYDKLMEEKKQIQFEKHVGYLQAISTVTTIAVAFLGSWIAANYGLIVNYWVSLMALSAAFFLALFLSEPERTKGQESAVAHIRTSFQVLRSHPELWMSLLSGMILGASFTFLDEFWQLYLRDAGMPVGSFGLFMALFFFIRLPGQLSAHILTRRFKTQILLLIVLAVFTLGFFGLTFSPGWIGIALIFVIYLFDGPVEPVVAGYLHHQIGPEQRATIESFWSLGGNVTLVIVGLGFGYVSASFKLLGGFGWISAICGGFFFIALWMYKVKE, from the coding sequence ATGAAAAACATCCGACTATTATACGTTATCGGATTTTTACAAAGCTTCGTGCCCGCGTATGTCATTGAACGGCTGTTCTGGGAAATGCGCGGCATGAATGTGGAGATGGTTGTCTGGACAGAGCTCATCTATGCCTTAACCATTATCAGTGCGGAAGTTCCTACCGGAATACTTGCCGATCGAATTGGACGCAAACCAATGATTCAAATGGCAGCTATTTTTGGCTGTCTAGAGTTCGCCATTCTCATCGGTGCGAGTGAATTTTGGCACTTTGGTCTCGCTGTGTTTCTTGCCGCTATCGGAACAGCATGCAGCAGTGGAGCTTTATATGCGTATGTGTATGACAAGTTGATGGAAGAAAAAAAGCAAATTCAGTTTGAAAAGCATGTGGGTTACCTGCAAGCCATCAGTACCGTGACGACAATCGCTGTCGCTTTTCTTGGAAGCTGGATAGCCGCAAACTATGGACTGATTGTAAACTACTGGGTTTCGCTAATGGCTTTAAGTGCAGCGTTCTTTCTCGCCCTGTTTTTATCTGAGCCGGAAAGAACAAAGGGGCAAGAATCAGCCGTTGCACACATTCGCACATCGTTTCAGGTACTGCGCTCCCATCCCGAGCTCTGGATGAGCCTGCTCTCCGGGATGATTCTCGGTGCTTCGTTCACCTTCCTAGATGAATTTTGGCAGCTCTATTTAAGAGACGCCGGGATGCCAGTAGGATCGTTCGGTTTATTTATGGCGCTGTTTTTTTTCATTCGTCTTCCTGGTCAATTGTCCGCTCATATCTTAACTCGAAGGTTCAAAACACAAATTCTTCTCTTGATCGTCTTAGCTGTCTTTACTCTCGGATTTTTCGGATTGACGTTTTCACCTGGCTGGATCGGCATTGCCCTCATTTTTGTTATTTATCTTTTTGATGGGCCCGTCGAACCAGTAGTAGCTGGGTATCTGCACCACCAAATTGGTCCCGAACAGCGAGCCACCATTGAATCGTTCTGGTCCTTAGGCGGAAACGTGACACTGGTGATCGTTGGCCTGGGCTTTGGCTATGTATCTGCCTCATTTAAACTTTTAGGTGGATTCGGCTGGATCAGTGCTATTTGCGGAGGATTTTTCTTTATTGCTTTATGGATGTACAAAGTGAAAGAATAG
- a CDS encoding cyclase family protein — translation MNILDLSVPLSPTVKEPTPPSIQYHSHKDGALQAAEHLGITPDDLYKGKAWATEDVSASTHSGTHVDAPYHYGETSEGKPARTIDQLPVEWFYGDGVLFDFSDKEKGYEITSNDLMDQLAMMDYTLKPYDIVLIRTDADKQLYEPHYAFCHAGVSAEATRWLIEQGIKVMGIDAWGWDIPLDVQVKNYKQDPEHNRIWDAHFVGIEKEYCQIEKLANLDQIPKRHGFKVSTFPVKIEKASGAWARPVAIFDE, via the coding sequence TTGAACATCCTTGATTTAAGTGTCCCGTTAAGCCCAACAGTAAAAGAGCCTACACCCCCTTCGATCCAGTACCACTCTCACAAGGATGGGGCTTTGCAAGCAGCAGAGCACCTCGGAATTACACCGGACGACCTCTACAAGGGGAAAGCATGGGCCACAGAAGATGTGAGTGCCAGTACTCATTCCGGGACACATGTAGATGCTCCGTATCATTATGGTGAAACCTCAGAAGGGAAGCCGGCACGTACAATAGATCAATTGCCTGTAGAGTGGTTTTACGGTGACGGTGTTCTCTTTGATTTTAGCGACAAAGAGAAGGGATACGAGATTACTTCAAATGACTTAATGGATCAGCTAGCAATGATGGATTATACGTTAAAACCATATGATATTGTGTTAATTCGGACGGATGCTGATAAACAACTCTATGAACCGCATTATGCCTTTTGCCACGCCGGAGTTTCAGCAGAGGCTACTCGCTGGTTAATTGAACAAGGGATTAAAGTGATGGGAATCGATGCCTGGGGCTGGGACATCCCACTAGATGTTCAAGTAAAAAACTACAAGCAGGACCCTGAGCATAATCGTATATGGGATGCTCATTTTGTCGGGATTGAGAAGGAGTATTGTCAGATTGAGAAGTTAGCCAATTTAGATCAGATCCCTAAACGTCATGGATTCAAAGTGAGCACCTTTCCTGTGAAAATCGAAAAGGCCAGTGGTGCGTGGGCTCGTCCTGTGGCTATTTTTGATGAGTAA
- a CDS encoding GyrI-like domain-containing protein — translation MKQKVKEFTRDRYFVGMKHPDLLSFHQSVDLPAFWTTFTERFYKSDICHLIDRKEAIGYISFLNESHSYEYYAACEVGEFGETDGFEKIVIPMGEYLFFDIRFADKESEITSVLESLDQLPDFCFEFYPETFNHEEEDLPFS, via the coding sequence ATGAAACAGAAAGTAAAAGAGTTCACGAGGGACAGATACTTTGTTGGAATGAAGCACCCAGATCTCCTATCCTTTCATCAATCTGTGGACTTGCCAGCGTTTTGGACAACTTTCACGGAACGATTTTATAAAAGCGATATATGCCATCTGATCGACAGAAAAGAAGCCATCGGATATATAAGTTTTTTAAATGAAAGTCACTCGTATGAATACTATGCCGCTTGTGAAGTGGGGGAATTCGGGGAAACAGATGGATTTGAAAAAATTGTGATCCCAATGGGGGAGTATTTATTTTTTGATATTCGTTTTGCGGATAAAGAGTCAGAGATCACATCTGTATTGGAATCTTTAGATCAACTTCCTGACTTTTGTTTTGAATTCTATCCGGAAACTTTCAACCATGAGGAAGAGGATCTACCCTTTTCTTAG
- a CDS encoding cob(I)yrinic acid a,c-diamide adenosyltransferase, producing MRLYTKTGDKGQTSVIGGRVDKDDVRVEAYGTVDEANSFVGKARTELDLSVEKLKQVDQELERIQHELFDCGGDLANKKSNRMFKLEEESILWLEERMDAYIEETPELKRFILPGGSDAAATIHIARTVTRRAERLVVSLNKIEEAPEVCLRYLNRLSDYFFAVSRYINYVNSNPDVEYIRSKEVFRGKPKKKDKK from the coding sequence ATGAGACTTTATACAAAAACGGGAGATAAGGGGCAGACAAGTGTCATCGGGGGACGTGTCGATAAAGATGATGTACGTGTAGAAGCTTACGGGACTGTTGATGAGGCGAATAGTTTTGTAGGAAAGGCCCGTACAGAATTAGATTTGTCTGTCGAAAAATTAAAGCAAGTAGATCAGGAACTCGAGCGAATCCAACATGAGCTTTTTGATTGCGGAGGAGATTTAGCCAATAAAAAATCGAATAGGATGTTTAAACTGGAGGAAGAGAGTATCCTTTGGCTGGAAGAACGGATGGACGCTTATATTGAAGAAACGCCTGAATTAAAGCGGTTCATTCTTCCAGGAGGATCCGATGCCGCGGCAACCATTCATATTGCGCGAACCGTTACCAGAAGAGCAGAGCGTCTTGTGGTTTCTTTGAACAAAATAGAAGAGGCCCCTGAAGTATGTTTAAGGTATTTAAATCGACTATCCGACTATTTCTTCGCTGTGAGCCGCTACATCAATTATGTCAATAGCAATCCTGATGTAGAATACATACGAAGTAAAGAAGTTTTTCGAGGTAAACCAAAGAAAAAGGATAAGAAATGA
- a CDS encoding histidine phosphatase family protein, with protein MDRVVDVYLIRHGLTEGNIRTQYIGWSDLPLHPEGVEALNTTRLLIPNVDMVWTSDLVRCVDTAAKLFPEKKVRKTQLLREIHFGDWERHTYEDLKNNVLYRKWVSAPASTAPPGGERYQVFRARIEHWLLCFFSELVEHQDWKSTAVITHGGVLRELMHWLERDSKSIWNWNAQPGEGYHLQMKQGRGQTWTLLQAELITAKVNG; from the coding sequence ATGGATCGTGTTGTGGATGTCTACCTTATTCGTCATGGGCTAACAGAAGGAAATATAAGAACACAGTATATCGGATGGAGTGATCTTCCTCTTCACCCGGAGGGGGTGGAAGCTTTAAACACCACTCGCCTCCTCATCCCTAACGTTGATATGGTTTGGACAAGCGATTTAGTCCGGTGTGTCGACACCGCAGCCAAACTATTTCCTGAGAAGAAAGTAAGGAAAACGCAGTTGCTTCGTGAAATTCACTTTGGGGATTGGGAAAGGCACACGTACGAAGACCTAAAAAACAATGTCTTATATCGGAAGTGGGTATCAGCACCTGCTTCGACGGCACCTCCGGGAGGAGAGCGGTATCAAGTGTTCCGGGCAAGGATTGAACATTGGCTCCTTTGTTTTTTCTCCGAATTAGTCGAGCATCAAGATTGGAAAAGTACAGCTGTCATCACCCATGGAGGGGTACTACGAGAGCTTATGCATTGGCTCGAACGGGACTCAAAATCCATCTGGAATTGGAACGCTCAGCCTGGAGAGGGCTATCATCTTCAGATGAAACAAGGGAGGGGTCAAACGTGGACTTTGTTACAGGCGGAGCTTATAACGGCAAAGGTGAATGGGTAA